A window of Hevea brasiliensis isolate MT/VB/25A 57/8 chromosome 14, ASM3005281v1, whole genome shotgun sequence contains these coding sequences:
- the LOC110645444 gene encoding uncharacterized protein LOC110645444 isoform X1, whose translation MKDQTEFDKPGNPLIAFEHKRDAYGFAVRPQHVQRYREYANIYKEEEEERSDRWNSFLERQAESAKLPVNGLSLVEDNKALHSETTEQHTSDGLKKGAEGDDLSSERAGSDVSPKDLTENEETQLKANKKIHRVQIWTEIRPSLRAIEDMMSIRVKKKGNPSKDQQETKQEHPIEDAKSAKGVSEEDSEDEFYDVERSDPVQDTPSSDSVSASATVATAANVAPLESLFPWKEELEVLVRGGVPMALRGELWQAFVGVRTRRVEKYYQDLLASETISGNHAEQSDSDSKVSTSDPICMPEKWKVQIEKDLPRTFPGHPALDDDGRNALRRLLTAYARHNPSVGYCQAMNFFAALLLLLMPEENAFWTLMGIIDDYFDGYYSEEMIESQVDQLVFEELVRERFPKLVNHLDYLGVQVVWVAGPWFLSIFMNMLPWESVLRVWDVLLFEGNRVMLFRTALALMELYGPALVTTKDAGDAVTLLQSLAGSTFDSSQLVLTACMGYQNVNEIRLQELRNKHRAAVITAVEERKKGLQAWRDSQGLALKLYNFKHDPKSLLIQTNKQTSGDLSRSGSGSTNADEILINWTGEVEIDGVPELQDQVVWLKVELCKLLEEKRSAILRAEELETALMEMVKQDNRRQLSAKVEQLEQEVSELRRALADKQEQENAMLQVLMRVEQEQKVTEDARRYAEQDAAAQRYAAQVLQEKYEAAMASIAEMEKRVVMAESMLEATLQYQSGQLKAQPSPRSSNPDASQSNQEPAQDIPTRKIGLLARPFGLGWRDRNKAKPANVEETNNSKSSNEVQSPSTEQKDANGIAVQDKE comes from the exons ATGAAGGACCAAACCGAGTTCGACAAGCCCGGGAATCCCCTCATCGCCTTTGAGCATAAGAG GGATGCATATGGATTTGCAGTGAGACCGCAGCATGTACAAAGATACAGAGAATATGCTAATATCTACAAG GAGGAAGAGGAGGAAAGATCAGACAGGTGGAATAGTTTCTTGGAGCGACAGGCGGAATCTGCAAAATTGCCTGTAAATGGTTTATCTTTGGTGGAAGATAACAAGGCATTGCATTCTGAAACAACAGAGCAGCACACAAGTGATGGTTTAAAGAAGGGTGCTGAAGGTGATGATTTAAGCAGTGAGAGGGCTGGCTCTGATGTTTCACCAAAAGATCTTACTGAAAATGAAGAGACACAGTTAAAAGCCAATAaaaaaattcatagggtccaaaTATGGACTGAGATTAGACCTTCCCTTCGTGCCATTGAAGATATGATGAGCATTCGtgtcaagaagaagggcaatccaTCAAAAGACCAACAAGAAACTAAACAAGAACATCCTATTGAAGATGCCAAATCAGCAAAAGGAGTATCTGAAGAGGATTCTGAGGATGAGTTTTATGATGTGGAAAGGTCAGATCCAGTTCAAGACACCCCTTCCAGTGATAGTGTTAGTGCATCTGCGACAGTTGCTACTGCTGCTAATGTAGCCCCTCTAGAATCTTTGTTCCCCTGGAAAGAAGAACTGGAGGTTCTTGTTCGTGGAGGTGTTCCAATGGCACTTAGGGGAGAG CTCTGGCAAGCTTTTGTGGGTGTGAGAACACGTCGAGTGGAGAAGTATTACCAGGATCTACTTGCTTCAGAAACTATTTCAGGAAATCATGCAGAACAGTCTGACAGTGATTCTAAGGTTTCAACTTCAGATCCTATATGCATGCCGGAGAAATGGAAAGTGCAGATTGAGAAG GATTTGCCACGGACATTTCCAGGTCATCCTGCTTTGGATGATGATGGAAGGAACGCTTTGAGGCGGTTGCTTACAGCATATGCTCGACATAACCCCTCTGTTGGATACTGTCAG GCAATGAACTTTTTCGCGGCATTGTTACTACTTCTGATGCCCGAGGAAAATGCCTTTTG GACACTGATGGGCATTATTGATGACTATTTTGATGGCTATTACTCAGAGGAAATGATAGAATCTCAG GTTGACCAACTTGTTTTTGAGGAGTTGGTTCGCGAAAGATTTCCTAAATTGG TAAATCATCTGGATTACCTGGGAGTGCAGGTTGTGTGGGTTGCTGGACCGTGGTTCCTTTCAATTTTCATGAACATGCTTCCATGGGAAAGTG TTCTTCGAGTTTGGGATGTGCTCCTTTTTGAAGGAAATCGTGTCATGCTATTTCGGACTGCACTTGCTTTGATGGAGTTATATG GCCCTGCTTTAGTTACCACTAAGGATGCTGGAGATGCAGTGACTTTGCTACAGTCACTGGCTGGCTCAACCTTTGATAGCAGTCAGCTTGTATTGACAGCTTGCATGGGTTATCAAAATGTGAATGAAATCAGATtacaagagttgagaaataagcatcgAGCTGCTGTTATAACTGCAGTTGAGGAAAGAAAAAAAGGGCTTCAAGCATGGAGAGATTCGCAGGGTCTGGCATTGAAGCTCTATAATTTCAAGCATGATCCCAAGTCATTGTTAATACAGACAAATAAGCAGACTAGTGGTGATTTATCTCGTTCAGgttctggatccactaatgcagaTGAAATTCTTATAAACTGGACAGGGGAAGTGGAGATAGACGGTGTTCCAGAGCTTCAAGATCAG GTGGTATGGTTGAAGGTTGAATTGTGCAAGTTGCTAGAGGAGAAAAGATCTGCTATACTCAG GGCAGAAGAGTTGGAGACTGCTTTGATGGAAATGGTCAAGCAAGATAATCGGAGGCAACTGAGTGCTAAG GTTGAACAGTTAGAGCAAGAGGTTTCTGAGCTGCGGAGAGCCCTTGCTGATAAGCAGGAACAAGAAAATGCCATGCTTCAG GTTTTAATGCGGGTAGAACAAGAGCAAAAGGTAACAGAAGATGCTCGCAGATATGCCGAACAAGATGCAGCAGCACAGAGATATGCTGCTCAAGTGCTTcag GAAAAGTATGAAGCTGCCATGGCATCAATAGCTGAAATGGAAAAAAGGGTGGTTATGGCAGAATCAATGTTGGAGGCTACGTTACAGTATCAATCTGGACAGCTTAAAGCCCAACCGTCACCCCG ATCTTCTAATCCAGATGCATCACAAAGCAATCAAGAGCCTGCACAAGACATTCCCACAAGAAAGATTGGTTTGCTAGCTCGACCATTTGGACTTGGTTGGCGTGACCGAAATAAG GCGAAACCTGCAAATGTTGAGGAGACGAACAACAGCAAATCGTCCAATGAGGTACAGAGTCCAAGCACTGAGCAGAAGGATGCAAATGGCATTGCAGTTCAAGATAAAGAGTAG
- the LOC110660477 gene encoding protein IN2-1 homolog B isoform X2: protein MASLALSYFSSSSPLTSSKDLSILFLSKNPARFANAGYPIKLHSHYSLQFHRVASFLSLRNSRPAPSAISASMATGSVKEVLPPPLTSTSDPPSIYDGTTRLYISYTCPYAQRVWIARNCKGLQDKIKLVPIDLQNRPSWYKEKVYPPNKVPSLEHNHEVKGESLDLIKYIDSNFDGPSLLPEDPAKKELAEELFAYTDSFNKALVSFFKGDANEAGTVLDFIETSLSKFDDGPFFLGQFSLVDIAYAPFIERFQPALLDLRKYDITEGRPNLAAWIEEMNKNEAYNQTRRDPKEHVETYKKRFLARL from the exons ATGGCCTCATTGGCACTTAGCTACTTCAGTAGTTCGTCACCACTGACGTCTTCAAAAGATCTTTCTATCCTTTTCCTCTCCAAGAATCCTGCTAGATTCGCAAACGCTGGCTATCCCATCAAATTACACTCTCATTATTCACTTCAGTTTCATCGAGTTGCTTCTTTTCTCTCGCTGAGGAACTCAAGGCCTGCACCTTCAGCCATTTCGGCTTCAATGGCTACTGG AAGTGTGAAGGAGGTTCTTCCACCGCCTCTAACTTCTACTTCAGACCCACCTTCAATCTATGATGGAACAACAAG GTTGTACATATCGTACACATGCCCATATGCTCAGCGTGTGTGGATTGCTCGCAACTGTAAG GGATTGCAGGACAAGATAAAATTGGTTCCTATTGATCTGCAAAATAGGCCATCCTGGTACAAGGAGAAAGTCTACCCTCCTAACAAG GTACCTTCACTGGAACACAATCATGAAGTCAAAGGAGAGTCTCTTGATTTGATTAAATACATTGACAGTAACTTTGATGGGCCATCACTTTTACCTGAA GATCCTGCAAAGAAAGAGTTAGCAGAAGAGTTGTTTGCCTACACTGACTCTTTCAACAAAGCTCTAGTTTCCTTTTTCAAAGGAGATGCAAATGAAGCTG GTACTGTACTTGATTTCATAGAAACATCTCTTTCCAAATTTGATGATGGACCCTTTTTCCTTGGCCAGTTCAGTCTG GTGGATATCGCTTATGCTCCATTCATTGAAAGATTTCAACCTGCCTTGTTGGACCTAAGGAAATATGATATCACTGAAGGAAGACCTAATCTGGCTGCGTGGATTGAG GAGATGAACAAAAATGAGGCTTACAATCAAACCCGGCGAGATCCTAAGGAACATGTTGAAACCTACAAGAAACGCTTTTTG GCACGGCTCTGA
- the LOC110660477 gene encoding protein IN2-1 homolog B isoform X1 produces MASLALSYFSSSSPLTSSKDLSILFLSKNPARFANAGYPIKLHSHYSLQFHRVASFLSLRNSRPAPSAISASMATGSVKEVLPPPLTSTSDPPSIYDGTTRLYISYTCPYAQRVWIARNCKGLQDKIKLVPIDLQNRPSWYKEKVYPPNKETTTATNQSITFTPWMYNYLELVPSLEHNHEVKGESLDLIKYIDSNFDGPSLLPEDPAKKELAEELFAYTDSFNKALVSFFKGDANEAGTVLDFIETSLSKFDDGPFFLGQFSLVDIAYAPFIERFQPALLDLRKYDITEGRPNLAAWIEEMNKNEAYNQTRRDPKEHVETYKKRFLARL; encoded by the exons ATGGCCTCATTGGCACTTAGCTACTTCAGTAGTTCGTCACCACTGACGTCTTCAAAAGATCTTTCTATCCTTTTCCTCTCCAAGAATCCTGCTAGATTCGCAAACGCTGGCTATCCCATCAAATTACACTCTCATTATTCACTTCAGTTTCATCGAGTTGCTTCTTTTCTCTCGCTGAGGAACTCAAGGCCTGCACCTTCAGCCATTTCGGCTTCAATGGCTACTGG AAGTGTGAAGGAGGTTCTTCCACCGCCTCTAACTTCTACTTCAGACCCACCTTCAATCTATGATGGAACAACAAG GTTGTACATATCGTACACATGCCCATATGCTCAGCGTGTGTGGATTGCTCGCAACTGTAAG GGATTGCAGGACAAGATAAAATTGGTTCCTATTGATCTGCAAAATAGGCCATCCTGGTACAAGGAGAAAGTCTACCCTCCTAACAAG GAAACAACGACTGCTACTAATCAATCAATAACATTCACACCCTGGATGTATAATTACTTAGAGCTT GTACCTTCACTGGAACACAATCATGAAGTCAAAGGAGAGTCTCTTGATTTGATTAAATACATTGACAGTAACTTTGATGGGCCATCACTTTTACCTGAA GATCCTGCAAAGAAAGAGTTAGCAGAAGAGTTGTTTGCCTACACTGACTCTTTCAACAAAGCTCTAGTTTCCTTTTTCAAAGGAGATGCAAATGAAGCTG GTACTGTACTTGATTTCATAGAAACATCTCTTTCCAAATTTGATGATGGACCCTTTTTCCTTGGCCAGTTCAGTCTG GTGGATATCGCTTATGCTCCATTCATTGAAAGATTTCAACCTGCCTTGTTGGACCTAAGGAAATATGATATCACTGAAGGAAGACCTAATCTGGCTGCGTGGATTGAG GAGATGAACAAAAATGAGGCTTACAATCAAACCCGGCGAGATCCTAAGGAACATGTTGAAACCTACAAGAAACGCTTTTTG GCACGGCTCTGA
- the LOC110645445 gene encoding serine/threonine-protein kinase PBL27 produces the protein MGCFPCAGKSSKNAKRTLKKRPGDQISSSSDKTKPNSALDVKKETSTKGGSENIAVHTFTFRELAAATKNFRADCLLGEGGFGRVYKGRLESTDQVVAIKQLDRNGLQGNREFLVEVLMLSLLHHPNLVNLIGYCADGAQRLLVYEYMPLGCLEDHLYDLPPDKKRLDWNTRMKIAAGAAKGLEYLHDKANPPVIYRDLKCSNILLGEGYHPKLSDFGLAKLGPVGDKTHVSTRVMGTYGYCAPEYAMTGQLTLKSDVYSFGVVLLEIITGRKAIDNSRAAGEHNLVAWARPLFKDRRKFAQMADPLLQGQYPMRGLYQALAVAAMCVQEQPNMRPLIADVVTALTYLASQKYDPETPPVQAYRPGSSTPRIRREQ, from the exons ATGGGCTGTTTTCCCTGTGCTGGGAAGTCAAGCAAAAATGCAAAGAGGACTCTGAAGAAGAGGCCTGGTGATCAGATCTCATCATCTTCTG ATAAAACAAAGCCAAATTCAGCACTGGATGTAAAGAAGGAGACGTCTACAAAAGGAGGCTCTGAGAACATTgcagtacatacatttacatttcGTGAATTGGCTGCTGCAACAAAGAATTTCAGGGCAGATTGTCTTTTGGGTGAAGGTGGTTTTGGCCGAGTATATAAAGGGAGATTGGAAAGCACCGATCAG GTTGTCGCTATCAAGCAACTTGATCGTAATGGGCTGCAAGGGAACAGGGAATTTCTTGTTGAAGTATTAATGTTGAGCCTACTTCACCATCCTAATCTTGTTAACTTGATTGGCTACTGTGCTGATGGAGCTCAAAGACTTTTGGTTTATGAGTACATGCCATTGGGGTGTTTGGAAGACCATTTGTATG ATCTCCCACCTGATAAAAAACGACTTGACTGGAATACAAGAATGAAGATAGCTGCAGGTGCTGCAAAGGGCTTGGAGTATTTGCATGACAAAGCTAATCCCCCTGTTATATATCGTGATTTGAAATGCTcaaacattttacttggtgaaggTTATCATCCCAAGCTGTCTGATTTTGGTTTGGCAAAATTGGGTCCTGTTGGAGACAAAACCCATGTATCTACTAGAGTTATGGGAACCTATGGATATTGTGCGCCTGAATATGCAATGACAGGTCAGCTTACACTTAAATCAGATGTATATAGCTTCGGTGTTGTTCTTCTTGAGATTATTACTGGAAGGAAAGCTATTGACAATTCAAGAGCTGCTGGGGAGCATAATCTCGTTGCATGG GCACGGCCATTGTTCAAAGATCGAAGGAAGTTCGCGCAGATGGCTGACCCATTACTACAGGGCCAATATCCAATGCGGGGCTTGTACCAAGCTCTGGCTGTTGCTGCAATGTGTGTTCAAGAACAGCCTAATATGCGACCACTTATAGCTGATGTAGTCACAGCCCTTACTTATCTTGCTTCCCAAAAGTATGATCCTGAGACCCCACCAGTCCAAGCTTATCGTCCAGGCTCATCCACTCCTAGAATTAGAAGGGAACAGTGA
- the LOC110645444 gene encoding uncharacterized protein LOC110645444 isoform X2: MKDQTEFDKPGNPLIAFEHKRDAYGFAVRPQHVQRYREYANIYKEEEEERSDRWNSFLERQAESAKLPVNGLSLVEDNKALHSETTEQHTSDGLKKGAEGDDLSSERAGSDVSPKDLTENEETQLKANKKIHRVQIWTEIRPSLRAIEDMMSIRVKKKGNPSKDQQETKQEHPIEDAKSAKGVSEEDSEDEFYDVERSDPVQDTPSSDSVSASATVATAANVAPLESLFPWKEELEVLVRGGVPMALRGELWQAFVGVRTRRVEKYYQDLLASETISGNHAEQSDSDSKVSTSDPICMPEKWKVQIEKDLPRTFPGHPALDDDGRNALRRLLTAYARHNPSVGYCQAMNFFAALLLLLMPEENAFWTLMGIIDDYFDGYYSEEMIESQVDQLVFEELVRERFPKLVNHLDYLGVQVVWVAGPWFLSIFMNMLPWESVLRVWDVLLFEGNRVMLFRTALALMELYGPALVTTKDAGDAVTLLQSLAGSTFDSSQLVLTACMGYQNVNEIRLQELRNKHRAAVITAVEERKKGLQAWRDSQGSGSTNADEILINWTGEVEIDGVPELQDQVVWLKVELCKLLEEKRSAILRAEELETALMEMVKQDNRRQLSAKVEQLEQEVSELRRALADKQEQENAMLQVLMRVEQEQKVTEDARRYAEQDAAAQRYAAQVLQEKYEAAMASIAEMEKRVVMAESMLEATLQYQSGQLKAQPSPRSSNPDASQSNQEPAQDIPTRKIGLLARPFGLGWRDRNKAKPANVEETNNSKSSNEVQSPSTEQKDANGIAVQDKE, encoded by the exons ATGAAGGACCAAACCGAGTTCGACAAGCCCGGGAATCCCCTCATCGCCTTTGAGCATAAGAG GGATGCATATGGATTTGCAGTGAGACCGCAGCATGTACAAAGATACAGAGAATATGCTAATATCTACAAG GAGGAAGAGGAGGAAAGATCAGACAGGTGGAATAGTTTCTTGGAGCGACAGGCGGAATCTGCAAAATTGCCTGTAAATGGTTTATCTTTGGTGGAAGATAACAAGGCATTGCATTCTGAAACAACAGAGCAGCACACAAGTGATGGTTTAAAGAAGGGTGCTGAAGGTGATGATTTAAGCAGTGAGAGGGCTGGCTCTGATGTTTCACCAAAAGATCTTACTGAAAATGAAGAGACACAGTTAAAAGCCAATAaaaaaattcatagggtccaaaTATGGACTGAGATTAGACCTTCCCTTCGTGCCATTGAAGATATGATGAGCATTCGtgtcaagaagaagggcaatccaTCAAAAGACCAACAAGAAACTAAACAAGAACATCCTATTGAAGATGCCAAATCAGCAAAAGGAGTATCTGAAGAGGATTCTGAGGATGAGTTTTATGATGTGGAAAGGTCAGATCCAGTTCAAGACACCCCTTCCAGTGATAGTGTTAGTGCATCTGCGACAGTTGCTACTGCTGCTAATGTAGCCCCTCTAGAATCTTTGTTCCCCTGGAAAGAAGAACTGGAGGTTCTTGTTCGTGGAGGTGTTCCAATGGCACTTAGGGGAGAG CTCTGGCAAGCTTTTGTGGGTGTGAGAACACGTCGAGTGGAGAAGTATTACCAGGATCTACTTGCTTCAGAAACTATTTCAGGAAATCATGCAGAACAGTCTGACAGTGATTCTAAGGTTTCAACTTCAGATCCTATATGCATGCCGGAGAAATGGAAAGTGCAGATTGAGAAG GATTTGCCACGGACATTTCCAGGTCATCCTGCTTTGGATGATGATGGAAGGAACGCTTTGAGGCGGTTGCTTACAGCATATGCTCGACATAACCCCTCTGTTGGATACTGTCAG GCAATGAACTTTTTCGCGGCATTGTTACTACTTCTGATGCCCGAGGAAAATGCCTTTTG GACACTGATGGGCATTATTGATGACTATTTTGATGGCTATTACTCAGAGGAAATGATAGAATCTCAG GTTGACCAACTTGTTTTTGAGGAGTTGGTTCGCGAAAGATTTCCTAAATTGG TAAATCATCTGGATTACCTGGGAGTGCAGGTTGTGTGGGTTGCTGGACCGTGGTTCCTTTCAATTTTCATGAACATGCTTCCATGGGAAAGTG TTCTTCGAGTTTGGGATGTGCTCCTTTTTGAAGGAAATCGTGTCATGCTATTTCGGACTGCACTTGCTTTGATGGAGTTATATG GCCCTGCTTTAGTTACCACTAAGGATGCTGGAGATGCAGTGACTTTGCTACAGTCACTGGCTGGCTCAACCTTTGATAGCAGTCAGCTTGTATTGACAGCTTGCATGGGTTATCAAAATGTGAATGAAATCAGATtacaagagttgagaaataagcatcgAGCTGCTGTTATAACTGCAGTTGAGGAAAGAAAAAAAGGGCTTCAAGCATGGAGAGATTCGCAGG gttctggatccactaatgcagaTGAAATTCTTATAAACTGGACAGGGGAAGTGGAGATAGACGGTGTTCCAGAGCTTCAAGATCAG GTGGTATGGTTGAAGGTTGAATTGTGCAAGTTGCTAGAGGAGAAAAGATCTGCTATACTCAG GGCAGAAGAGTTGGAGACTGCTTTGATGGAAATGGTCAAGCAAGATAATCGGAGGCAACTGAGTGCTAAG GTTGAACAGTTAGAGCAAGAGGTTTCTGAGCTGCGGAGAGCCCTTGCTGATAAGCAGGAACAAGAAAATGCCATGCTTCAG GTTTTAATGCGGGTAGAACAAGAGCAAAAGGTAACAGAAGATGCTCGCAGATATGCCGAACAAGATGCAGCAGCACAGAGATATGCTGCTCAAGTGCTTcag GAAAAGTATGAAGCTGCCATGGCATCAATAGCTGAAATGGAAAAAAGGGTGGTTATGGCAGAATCAATGTTGGAGGCTACGTTACAGTATCAATCTGGACAGCTTAAAGCCCAACCGTCACCCCG ATCTTCTAATCCAGATGCATCACAAAGCAATCAAGAGCCTGCACAAGACATTCCCACAAGAAAGATTGGTTTGCTAGCTCGACCATTTGGACTTGGTTGGCGTGACCGAAATAAG GCGAAACCTGCAAATGTTGAGGAGACGAACAACAGCAAATCGTCCAATGAGGTACAGAGTCCAAGCACTGAGCAGAAGGATGCAAATGGCATTGCAGTTCAAGATAAAGAGTAG